In a genomic window of Brassica rapa cultivar Chiifu-401-42 chromosome A10, CAAS_Brap_v3.01, whole genome shotgun sequence:
- the LOC108870136 gene encoding uncharacterized protein LOC108870136: protein MSKISSLEFEVLDITGNNYLAWALDAEFSLSAKGLEGTILEGNQAGNQDKAKAMIFLRHHLHGDLKNEYLTVKDPQVLWSDLKERYDHQKTVILPKARYEWAHLRLQDFKSVSDYNSALFKITSKLELCGEKITEADKLEKTFSTFHANNVVLQTQYREKGFQKYSQLISCLLVAEQNNELLMKNHGLRPTGSAPFPEANVTEQNNTGRGNGYTRGRGHGRGRGHGRRGTRGRGYGQIRVRGVSFKNSNSHQKWEKKDGDKQENECYRCGSKDHWARTCRTPAHLVALYQQSVKQKGKNVETNMVYEGGEDDFDFGDATHLDLSDFLVDEEKK, encoded by the coding sequence ATGTCGAAAATTTCTAGTCTTGAATTTGAAGTTCTTGATATCACTGGAAACAACTATTTGGCTTGGGCATTAGATGCCGAGTTTTCCCTTAGTGCAAAGGGACTTGAAGGTACAATCCTAGAAGGAAATCAAGCGGGAAATCAAGATAAAGCAAAGGCTATGATATTCCTTCGTCATCACCTCCATGGAGATCTCAAAAATGAGTATTTGACGGTGAAAGATCCACAAGTCCTTTGGAGCGACTTAAAGGAAAGGTATGATCACCAGAAAACTGTGATTTTACCTAAAGCTCGTTATGAATGGGCACATCTGAGATTACAAGACTTTAAGTCTGTAAGTGATTACAACTCAGCCTTGTTCAAAATTACTTCCAAGTTGGAGTTATGTGGGGAGAAAATCACGGAAGCTGATAAGTTAGAGAAGACATTCTCTACTTTTCATGCAAATAATGTTGTCCTGCAGACACAATACCGTGAAAAGGGATTCCAGAAGTATTCCCAACTTATATCTTGTCTCCTTGTGGCTGAGCAAAACAATGAGCTTTTGATGAAAAATCATGGACTACGTCCAACTGGTTCTGCTCCATTCCCTGAAGCGAATGTGACTGAACAGAACAACACTGGCCGCGGAAATGGCTACACTCGTGGTCGCGGTCATGGCCGTGGTCGTGGACATGGTCGTAGAGGTACACGTGGACGTGGATATGGTCAAATTCGAGTCCGGGGAGTTTCTTTTAAGAACTCTAACTCTCACCAGAAGTGGGAAAAGAAAGATGGTgacaaacaagaaaatgaatgcTACCGATGTGGAAGTAAAGACCATTGGGCTCGTACGTGCCGTACACCAGCACATCTTGTTGCCTTGTATCAACAGTCAGTAAAACAAAAGGGAAAGAATGTGGAAACAAACATGGTGTACGAAGGTGGAGAggatgattttgattttggtgATGCCACTCACCTTGACCTTTCCGATTTTCTCGTTGATGAAGAGAAAAAGTGA